Proteins from one Prevotella sp. E2-28 genomic window:
- a CDS encoding HlyD family secretion protein — translation MSNQAKKQHHNILYAIIGFAAVVIVVALIGFFTLGRDPEIIQGQVEVSEYRVSSKVPGRILEIRVEEGDFVHAGDTLAVLDAPEVRAKMQQAQGAESGAAALEQMAKNGARKEQVQGAYQLYQQATAALEIAEKSYNRVQRLFDEGVVSAQKRDEALAYYKASEAQMKAAKSQYDMAVNGARQEERLAAEAQHERAKGAVEEVNAYIGETVQIAQMDGEVSSIYPKVGELVGTGSPIMTISMMNDMWGTFNVREDQLNGMQIGTEFTVFVPAFNKEVKMKVYHMKDQGSYAVWKATKANGQYDLKTFEVKARPVEAVEGLRPGMSLIVK, via the coding sequence TTGTATGCTATCATTGGTTTCGCAGCAGTCGTTATCGTCGTAGCCTTGATTGGTTTCTTCACATTGGGTCGTGACCCAGAGATTATTCAGGGACAGGTAGAGGTGTCTGAGTATCGTGTGTCAAGCAAGGTGCCCGGCCGTATTCTGGAGATTCGTGTAGAAGAAGGCGACTTCGTTCATGCTGGCGACACGCTGGCTGTCCTTGATGCCCCTGAGGTACGAGCTAAGATGCAACAGGCACAGGGTGCCGAGAGTGGAGCTGCCGCTTTGGAACAGATGGCCAAGAACGGTGCTCGTAAGGAGCAGGTTCAGGGAGCTTATCAGTTGTATCAGCAGGCAACAGCAGCTCTGGAGATAGCAGAGAAATCCTATAACCGTGTGCAGCGCCTTTTCGACGAGGGCGTGGTGAGTGCTCAGAAACGTGATGAAGCATTGGCTTATTACAAGGCTTCAGAGGCTCAGATGAAAGCTGCCAAGAGTCAGTATGATATGGCTGTAAACGGTGCCCGTCAGGAGGAGAGACTTGCTGCTGAGGCTCAGCATGAGCGTGCTAAGGGTGCTGTGGAAGAGGTCAATGCCTATATCGGTGAGACGGTGCAGATTGCCCAGATGGACGGTGAGGTGAGCAGCATCTATCCAAAGGTGGGTGAGCTCGTAGGTACAGGTAGTCCTATTATGACCATCTCTATGATGAATGATATGTGGGGTACGTTTAATGTACGCGAAGATCAGCTGAATGGTATGCAGATTGGAACAGAGTTTACTGTTTTCGTTCCCGCCTTTAATAAAGAGGTGAAGATGAAGGTGTACCACATGAAGGATCAGGGTTCGTATGCTGTGTGGAAGGCTACAAAAGCTAATGGACAGTATGACCTGAAGACCTTCGAGGTGAAGGCTCGCCCTGTTGAGGCTGTTGAGGGCTTACGTCCAGGCATGTCGCTGATTGTTAAGTGA